From one Neofelis nebulosa isolate mNeoNeb1 chromosome 4, mNeoNeb1.pri, whole genome shotgun sequence genomic stretch:
- the FANCD2OS gene encoding FANCD2 opposite strand protein codes for MAGYQLWSPWTPLDESFQWLRHTTPTSSSKHPFRASPCFPHTPSDLEVQLCFQEVTLVLDSPFLEPGVSPKLPCHTSELQTMNNKKGLVRKPQPVRLSGVDSVFGRVITAQPPKWTGTFRVSDKSAFCKIISREHQWPTGLKEPQIQMTVTMCKQMLRSILLLYATYKKCTFALQHSK; via the coding sequence ATGGCAGGATACCAGCTCTGGTCACCATGGACCCCACTGGATGAGAGCTTCCAATGGCTGCGGCACACAACACCTACATCTTCTTCAAAGCACCCTTTTAGGGCTTCCCCCTGCTTCCCACATACCCCTTCTGACCTTGAAGTGCAGCTGTGCTTTCAAGAGGTCACTCTAGTTCTAGACAGCCCATTCCTGGAGCCTGGGGTGAGTCCCAAGTTACCCTGCCACACATCAGAGCTCCAAACCATGAACAACAAGAAAGGGCTGGTCAGGAAGCCCCAGCCTGTCCGCCTCAGTGGAGTGGATTCCGTGTTTGGCAGGGTCATCACAGCTCAGCCACCAAAATGGACCGGAACCTTCAGAGTTTCAGACAAATCAGCCTTTTGCAAAATCATCAGCCGGGAGCACCAGTGGCCCACTGGACTTAAGGAACCTCAAATTCAGATGACGGTGACCATGTGCAAACAGATGCTGCGCTCTATCCTCTTACTGTATGCAACATACAAGAAGTGCACTTTTGCCTTACAACACTCCAAGTAA
- the BRK1 gene encoding protein BRICK1, whose product MAGQEDPVQREIHQDWANREYIEVITSSIKKIADFLNSFDMSCRSRLATLNEKLTALERRIEYIEARVTKGETLT is encoded by the exons ATGGCGGGTCAAGAGGATCCGGTGCAGCGGGAGATTCACCAGGACTGGGCGAACCGGGAGTACATTGAGGTCATCACCAGCAGCATCAAGAAAATCGCGGACTTTCTCAACTCGTTCG ATATGTCTTGTCGTTCAAGACTTGCAACACTAAACGAGAAATTGACAGCCCTCGAACGGAGAATAGAGTACATTGAAGCACGG GTGACAAAAGGTGAGACCCTCACCTAG